A genome region from Bacillota bacterium includes the following:
- a CDS encoding SpoIID/LytB domain-containing protein, whose amino-acid sequence MSRPARVVLLFIAVAAIAAQAVLEAPTYRRPFGGEPAVTIYWHGTGERGTLPMEEYVAGVVAAEMDPRWPVEALAAQAVIARTFAVERLARGGVRRAHGTDVCDDPGHFQAYDPEAITPGVRRAVARTRGLVLTYGGEVAQAFYHAHSGGYTATPGEGVDFRGAAPYLQARPDPYSGDAMRWKAWVTPAEVRAAARRMGVKLGRVLPAEVTARGPSGRAVTFRFGGKEVPAARFRLELDGGMRIRSTLIDGMEVSGGRLVITGRGFGHGVGLSQFGAMRMAQSGHDFRAILAFYYPGTVLERRWH is encoded by the coding sequence ATGTCCCGTCCGGCCAGGGTGGTCCTTCTTTTCATCGCGGTGGCCGCTATTGCCGCCCAGGCGGTCCTGGAGGCTCCCACCTACCGCCGGCCCTTCGGGGGAGAGCCGGCTGTCACCATCTACTGGCACGGTACGGGTGAGCGCGGCACCCTCCCCATGGAGGAGTATGTCGCCGGGGTGGTGGCGGCCGAGATGGATCCCCGCTGGCCGGTGGAAGCGCTGGCGGCTCAGGCCGTCATCGCCCGCACCTTCGCGGTCGAGCGGCTGGCGCGGGGCGGGGTACGGCGTGCCCACGGCACCGATGTGTGCGACGACCCCGGCCACTTCCAGGCATATGACCCGGAGGCGATCACTCCGGGGGTCAGGCGAGCGGTAGCCCGCACCCGGGGGCTGGTCCTGACCTACGGGGGAGAGGTGGCTCAGGCTTTCTATCACGCCCATTCGGGAGGTTACACCGCCACGCCCGGGGAAGGGGTGGACTTCCGCGGCGCTGCCCCCTACCTGCAGGCTCGGCCCGACCCCTACAGCGGCGACGCCATGCGCTGGAAGGCCTGGGTGACGCCGGCAGAGGTACGGGCCGCCGCCCGGCGGATGGGAGTGAAGTTGGGGCGGGTGCTGCCAGCGGAGGTGACGGCCCGGGGGCCTTCGGGGCGGGCGGTGACCTTCCGGTTCGGGGGAAAGGAGGTGCCCGCCGCCCGCTTCCGCCTGGAGCTGGACGGCGGCATGCGCATCAGGTCCACCCTGATCGATGGCATGGAAGTTTCGGGCGGCCGGCTGGTCATAACCGGGAGGGGGTTCGGCCACGGAGTGGGGCTTTCCCAGTTCGGGGCCATGCGCATGGCCCAGTCGGGCCATGACTTCCGCGCCATCCTGGCCTTCTATTATCCCGGCACCGTGCTGGAGCGCCGCTGGCACTGA
- a CDS encoding S4 domain-containing protein, producing MRLDKFLQVSRLVRRRTWAREMCLAGRVSVNGKTARPATAVRVGDLIRLDTEWRVVEVRVLEVRERASAEEARRMYEVVSSQHRD from the coding sequence GTGCGCCTGGATAAGTTCCTCCAGGTGAGCCGGCTGGTCAGGCGGCGGACCTGGGCACGGGAGATGTGCTTGGCCGGCCGGGTGAGCGTGAACGGCAAGACGGCCAGGCCGGCCACGGCGGTACGGGTGGGGGACCTGATCAGGCTGGACACCGAGTGGCGGGTGGTGGAAGTGCGGGTGCTCGAGGTGCGGGAGCGAGCGTCTGCGGAAGAGGCCCGCCGCATGTACGAGGTGGTTTCCAGCCAGCACCGCGACTAA
- a CDS encoding HU family DNA-binding protein, producing the protein MNKADLVAVVAQKTGMTKRDADKAVTATFEAIHEALSRGGKVAVVGFGTFEVRNRAARKGRNPRTGEEIAIAPGRAPVFRPGKSLKEAVVK; encoded by the coding sequence TTGAACAAGGCGGATTTGGTGGCAGTGGTGGCGCAGAAGACGGGCATGACCAAGCGGGACGCGGACAAGGCGGTCACCGCTACCTTCGAGGCCATCCACGAGGCACTCAGCCGGGGTGGGAAGGTGGCTGTGGTCGGGTTCGGGACCTTTGAGGTACGTAATCGTGCCGCCCGGAAGGGCCGCAACCCGCGCACGGGTGAAGAGATCGCCATCGCCCCCGGGCGGGCCCCCGTGTTCCGGCCGGGTAAGAGCCTCAAGGAAGCGGTGGTCAAGTAG
- the mazG gene encoding nucleoside triphosphate pyrophosphohydrolase, protein MAQEEWPAASLTSGPVRPRGEGREKEREVVHTVYVVGMGPGPAEEVPARNLRLLQGRTPEGMAPVLLRTAHHPLAAWLSRREVAWESCDSLYEEAADFDRLYGEIAARVLERAGEHGTVVYGVPGHPLVGERTVGLLLEEAPSRRVKVRLLGAPSFLEAVFSALGRDPLNDGFEAVDARLPAAWMPRGDKPLLVCQLWHPLLLSDLKLRLLDLYPPDHRVALVSGGGRGEAVSWIPLVDLDRGSHAGPAVSLWVPPLPLPARPASLAQKVVRAVEVVARLRGQGGCPWDREQTHLSLRPYAIEEAYEVAEAIRQGDKLAEELGDLLLQVLLHAQIAREEGDFDLGTVCDLLVDKLLRRHPHVFATASARTPAEVLRRWNEIKKEERGEESSALDGVPVALPALQRAWRVQGRAREVGFDWEAGDVAGVLGKVQEELDEVRAAAGAPHPGGPAPAGGGHVGDVRYGGPDGTVERELGDLLFAVVNACRILGADPEVALQDAVDRFSRRFRAMERMAREAGKNMGEMSLEEMDSLWEAAKRQEE, encoded by the coding sequence GTGGCTCAGGAGGAGTGGCCTGCTGCGTCCCTGACCTCCGGCCCGGTGAGGCCACGGGGAGAGGGCCGGGAGAAAGAGAGGGAGGTCGTGCACACCGTTTACGTCGTGGGCATGGGGCCGGGGCCGGCAGAGGAGGTGCCGGCCCGCAATCTTCGCCTGTTGCAGGGGCGTACCCCGGAGGGGATGGCGCCCGTGCTGTTGCGCACCGCCCACCATCCCCTGGCCGCCTGGCTGAGCCGGCGGGAAGTGGCCTGGGAATCCTGCGATTCCCTCTACGAGGAGGCGGCGGACTTCGACCGGCTTTACGGGGAGATTGCCGCCCGGGTGCTGGAGCGGGCCGGCGAACACGGCACTGTGGTCTACGGCGTGCCTGGGCACCCGTTGGTGGGCGAGCGCACGGTGGGTCTCCTGCTGGAAGAGGCGCCGTCGCGGCGGGTGAAGGTGCGCCTGCTGGGTGCTCCCTCCTTCCTGGAGGCGGTTTTCAGCGCCCTGGGCCGGGACCCCCTGAACGACGGTTTTGAGGCGGTCGATGCCCGTCTCCCCGCTGCCTGGATGCCGCGAGGGGACAAGCCCCTGCTGGTATGCCAGCTGTGGCACCCTCTGCTCCTTTCCGACCTCAAGCTCAGGCTCCTGGACCTGTACCCGCCCGACCACCGGGTGGCCCTGGTGAGCGGCGGAGGCCGGGGCGAGGCGGTTTCGTGGATACCCCTGGTGGACCTGGACCGGGGGTCCCACGCGGGTCCTGCCGTAAGCCTGTGGGTGCCTCCCCTGCCGCTCCCGGCCCGGCCTGCTTCCCTGGCCCAGAAAGTGGTGCGGGCGGTGGAGGTGGTGGCCCGCCTGCGCGGGCAGGGGGGGTGTCCCTGGGACCGGGAGCAGACCCACCTCAGCCTGCGTCCCTACGCGATCGAGGAGGCGTACGAGGTGGCCGAGGCCATCCGCCAGGGGGATAAACTGGCCGAGGAACTGGGAGACTTACTGTTGCAGGTGCTGCTGCATGCCCAGATCGCCCGCGAGGAGGGGGATTTCGACCTGGGCACCGTTTGTGACCTCCTGGTGGATAAGTTGCTGCGTCGTCATCCTCATGTCTTCGCAACCGCCAGCGCCCGGACTCCGGCGGAGGTGCTGCGCCGGTGGAACGAGATCAAGAAGGAGGAGCGGGGCGAGGAATCCTCCGCTCTGGACGGGGTGCCCGTGGCTCTTCCCGCGCTCCAGCGGGCATGGCGGGTACAGGGGCGCGCCCGGGAGGTGGGATTCGACTGGGAGGCGGGAGACGTGGCCGGGGTGCTGGGGAAAGTCCAGGAGGAACTGGACGAGGTGCGGGCCGCCGCCGGTGCACCGCATCCCGGCGGGCCGGCCCCCGCCGGAGGCGGTCACGTGGGGGACGTTCGTTACGGCGGGCCTGATGGGACCGTAGAGCGGGAACTGGGCGACCTGCTGTTCGCCGTGGTGAATGCCTGTCGCATTCTGGGTGCCGACCCCGAGGTGGCCCTGCAGGATGCGGTCGATCGGTTCTCCCGGCGCTTCCGCGCGATGGAGAGGATGGCCCGGGAAGCCGGGAAGAATATGGGCGAGATGTCCCTGGAGGAAATGGATTCCTTGTGGGAAGCGGCCAAGAGGCAGGAAGAATAG